The following coding sequences lie in one Heliangelus exortis chromosome 6, bHelExo1.hap1, whole genome shotgun sequence genomic window:
- the LOC139797228 gene encoding baculoviral IAP repeat-containing protein 5.1-like has translation MELLLKELRLASKLLIDFKDMYEYENRLKTFKNWPFTKNCKCTPENMAKAGFVHCSNTDEPDVAKCFFCLIELEGWEPNDDPWEEHAKRPSCAFLSLTKNFDDLTMEEYYMLEMTRLRTFLWKTGRSIISSFEEEVTATRQRLVDNFVSKHQYTPQTPVPLCTDPSAQPSESSNCQSKKFQK, from the exons atggagctgctgttgaaaGAACTTCGTTTGGCTTCCAAGCTCTTGATTGATTTTAAGGATATGTATGAATATGAAAACCGTTTAAAAACCTTCAAAAATTGGCCCTTTACAAAGAACTGCAAGTGCACTCCAGAGAAC ATGGCAAAGGCAGGCTTTGTCCACTGCTCCAACACAGATGAACCAGATGTGGCAAAGTGTTTCTTTTGCCTGATAGAACTGGAGGGCTGGGAACCAAATGATGACCCATG GGAGGAACATGCCAAACGTCCCAGCTGTGCCTTTTTATCCCTTACTAAGAACTTTGATGACCTGACAATGGAGGAGTACTACATGCTGGAGATGACACGGCTCAGAACCTTCCTT tgGAAAACTGGCAGAAGCATAATAAGCTCCTTTGAAGAAGAAGTCACTGCAACTAGGCAGCGTCTGGTGGATAACTTTGTCTCCAAGCACCAGTACACACCACAGACACCAGTGCCTCTCTGTACTGATCCATCTGCCCAACCTTCTGAAAGCTCAAACTGCCAGTCAAAAAAATTCCAGAAGTGA